A section of the Castanea sativa cultivar Marrone di Chiusa Pesio chromosome 12, ASM4071231v1 genome encodes:
- the LOC142619829 gene encoding regulator of nonsense transcripts UPF3 isoform X1, which produces MKEPSEKTKVVVRHLPPSLTHSDLSINIDEKFSGRYNWFFFRPGKYSLKNQRYSRAYIDFKRPEDVFEFAEFFDGHVFVNEKGAQYKVLVEYAPSQKAPKSATKKDGREGTIYKVDPDYLEFLKIIAKPAEHLPSAEIQLERKEAEQAGAAKEAPIVTPLMEYIRQKRAIESGVQGSSVGGKIRRRTGAASTSKPGSSNTKRSSEKKKYILKESAKNTTQKDKSNFIVVARREDQATTSSGKEIYDVTGSVSGIPLTADSVKKKYLLLKGKDRGVSNVPEGLLQQGVTSPAGNSPSSTAPKENQRREAGGRLIRNILSNSDARHSQSSTAVQPHQKIQILNSESGKRPPRPVNARLGPNGLVAKNETNSFGSEGETKRTADDKFTKKDLQGLGNVSEKQEKRTRNRDRPDRGVWTPLRRSDVSHASDENLSSSMLHPTQSQCDSVEVSRGEMKDMSYGSRNAEATATMSGRNNSVENGSQRHFGRRGAAHITKDDGSVNMSEGKSSRRGVSGHSAHEKQVWVQKSSSGS; this is translated from the exons ATGAAAGAGCCATCGGAGAAGACGAAGGTGGTGGTACGGCACCTCCCTCCATCGCTCACGCACTCCGATCTCTCCATCAACATAGACGAAAAATTCTCCGGCCGCTATAACTGGTTCTTTTTCCGTCCCGGAAAATAcag CCTGAAGAATCAGAGGTATTCTCGAGCCTACATAGACTTCAAGAGGCCTGAAGATGTTTTCGAGTTTGCAGAGTTTTTTGATGGACATGTTTTTGTTAATGAGAAGG GTGCTCAGTATAAGGTTTTAGTTGAATATGCTCCTTCACAGAAGGCTCCAAAGTCAGCTACTAAGAAGGATGGTCGTGAAGGGACCATATACAAAG TAGATCCTGATTATCTAGAGTTCCTCAAAATTATTGCAAAGCCGGCTGAGCATCTACCTAGTGCAGAAATACagttggaaagaaaagaagcagaGCAAGCtg GTGCTGCAAAAGAAGCTCCTATTGTTACGCCACTTATGGAATATATTCGTCAGAAACGAGCCATTGAGAGTGGAGTCCAG GGTTCATCAGTTGGTGGCAAGATTAGGAGAAGAACTGGGGCTGCATCCACGAGCAAGCCTGGCTCATCTAATACCAAACGAAGCTCTGAGAAGAAAAAG TATATATTGAAGGAAAGTGCCAAGAATACCACTCAAAAGGACaagtcaaatttcattgtaGTGGCTAGGCGAGAGGATCAAGCAACTACTTCAAGTGGGAAAGAAATATATGATGTGACAG GTTCTGTTTCTGGAATCCCTTTGACTGCTGACTCTGTAAAGAAGAAGTATCTGCTTCTAAAAGGGAAAGACCGAGGAGTATCTAAT GTTCCCGAGGGTTTGTTACAACAGGGTGTAACATCGCCGGCTGGTAATTCTCCATCTTCAACTGCGCCAAAAGAGAATCAGAGGCGGGAGGCTGGTGGGAGGTTGATTAGAAACATACTTTCAAATAGTGATGCTCGTCATAGTCAATCTTCAACAGCAGTTCAGCCTCATCAGAAAATTCAAATCTTGAATTCAGAAAGTGGTAAGCGACCACCACGGCCAGTCAATGCACGCTTAGGGCCGAATGGTCTTGTAGCTAAAAATGAAACAAACTCCTTTGGTTCTGAAGGGGAAACAAAAAGGACTGCAGACGATAAGTTTACAAAAAAGGACTTGCAAGGTTTGGGTAATGTCAGTGAGAAGCAAGAAAAACGTACAAGAAACAGGGATAGACCTGATCGTGGTGTTTGGACTCCTCTTCGTCGATCTGATGTTTCACATGCGAGTGATGAGAACTTGTCATCCTCCATGTTGCATCCTACTCAATCACAATGTGATTCAGTTGAAG TTTCCCGTGGAGAAATGAAAGATATGTCTTATGGAAGTAGGAATGCAGAGGCTACAGCCACTATGAGTGGACGTAATAATTCTGTTGAGAATG GATCCCAAAGACATTTTGGCCGTCGTGGAGCTGCCCACATAACGAAGGATGATGGCTCTGTTAATATGAGTGAGGGGAAATCTTCTAGAAGAGGTGTTAGTGGCCATAGTGCTCATGAG AAACAAGTTTGGGTGCAGAAGTCATCTTCAGGTTCTTAG
- the LOC142621097 gene encoding agamous-like MADS-box protein AGL11 isoform X4 — protein MCLGLSSCAMGRRKIEIKRIENNTKRQVSFCKRRNGLLKKACELSVLCDAEVALLIFSSRGRLYEYASNSTKSTIERYKNACLDSSETSSIAETNTQVNEYYQQESAKLRLLIQNMQDCNRHLLGEEVSSLNSKDLEQLESKIVQGLIKIKSKKVAEVERLKQANSNMSVLDLNAFQALSLNSFTPIAVEGSTSYSQPEQNILHLW, from the exons ATGTGTTTAGGCCTCTCAAGTTGTGCAATGGGGAGAAGAAAGATTGAGATCAAGCGGATTGAGAACAATACAAAACGCCAAGTCTCCTTCTGCAAGAGGAGAAATGGGCTCTTAAAGAAAGCCTGTGAACTTTCTGTCCTATGCGACGCTGAAGTGGCTCTTCTCATCTTCTCCAGTCGTGGACGGCTTTATGAGTATGCAAGCAACAG tACAAAATCAACCATTGAAAGGTACAAGAATGCATGCTTGGACAGCTCAGAAACAAGCTCTATTGCAGAAACAAATACTCAAGTAAATGAA TACTATCAACAAGAATCTGCAAAACTAAGGCTACTAATCCAAAATATGCAGGATTGTAACAG GCACTTACTGGGTGAGGAAGTGAGTTCTCTAAATAGCAAAGATCTGGAGCAATTAGAGAGCAAGATTGTACAAGGGCTCATTAAAATCAAGTCAAAGAAG GTAGCAGAAGTTGAAAGGCTTAAGCAAGCAAATTCAAATATGTCTGTACTAGATCTCAATGCATTCCAAGCATTATCTCTCAATTCATTTACTCCAATTGCAGTTGAGGGTAGCACTTCCTACTCACAACCAGAACAAAATATACTTCATCTATG GTAA
- the LOC142619833 gene encoding immune-associated nucleotide-binding protein 9 encodes MGGSVIDDDWELTSPSNGVRTVVLVGRTGNGKSATGNSIIGKRAFKSKASSSGVTSTCELQRTVLRDGQIVNVIDTPGLFDFSAESEFVGREIVKCIDLAKDGIHAVLIVYSVRTRFSQEEEAALRSLQTLFGSKIVDYMIVVFTGGDELEDNDETLEDYLGRECPKPLQEILVLCKNRVVLFDNKTKDESKRVEQVQTLLSLVNMVIAQNGGQPYTDEIFAELKKGAMKLRNQQEQVDSLKGYSKREISDLKDNMHRSYEEQLKRITEMVETKLRETTSRLEQQLAEEQAARLRSEELAHLAQMKSNDEIRKLREHLEKAEEELRKRSENRCAIL; translated from the exons ATGGGTGGGAGTGTAATAGATGATGACTGGGAGCTTACCTCCCCATCCAATGGAGTTCGAACGGTGGTTTTAGTTGGACGTACAGGGAATGGCAAAAGTGCAACAGGGAATAGCATTATTGGGAAAAGGGCCTTCAAGTCCAAGGCAAGCTCCTCTGGTGTTACAAGCACTTGTGAACTGCAGAGAACTGTACTGAGAGATGGACAGATTGTTAATGTCATTGACACTCCTG GGTTGTTTGATTTTTCTGCCGAATCTGAATTTGTTGGCAGAGAAATTGTGAAATGTATTGACTTGGCAAAGGATGGGATCCATGCAGTTCTAATAGTTTATTCAGTTAGGACCCGCTTTTCACAAGAAGAGGAAGCTGCACTTCGTAGCTTGCAAACATTGTTTGGAAGCAAAATTGTTGACTACATGATTGTAGTCTTCACTGGGGGGGATGAACTTGAAGATAATGATGAGACATTGGAAGATTATTTGGGTCGTGAATGCCCTAAGCCTTTACAG GAAATCCTTGTTTTATGTAAAAATCGGGTTGTGCTTTTCGATAACAAGACTAAGGATGAAAGCAAGAGGGTTGAACAGGTTCAGACGCTTCTTTCGCTTGTAAACATGGTTATAGCACAAAATGGTGGACAACCGTATACAGATGAGATATTTGCTGAACTGAAG AAGGGGGCCATGAAACTCCGCAATCAACAGGAACAGGTTGATTCTCTGAAAGGTTACTCTAAACGAGAAATATCAGATTTAAAGGATAATATGCATCGTTCATACGAGGAGCAGCTCAAACGAATTACTGAGATG GTCGAGACAAAGCTTAGAGAGACAACTAGTAGGCTTGAGCAACAATTGGCAGAAGAGCAAGCTGCACGTCTGAGGTCCGAAGAGCTAGCACATTTAGCTCAAATGAAATCAAATGATGAAATTCGTAAGCTCAGAGAACATCTAGAGAAAGCGGAGGAGGAGCTCCGTAAGCGCAGCGAGAATCGGTGTGCCATTCTTTGA
- the LOC142619829 gene encoding regulator of nonsense transcripts UPF3 isoform X2 codes for MKEPSEKTKVVVRHLPPSLTHSDLSINIDEKFSGRYNWFFFRPGKYSLKNQRYSRAYIDFKRPEDVFEFAEFFDGHVFVNEKGAQYKVLVEYAPSQKAPKSATKKDGREGTIYKDPDYLEFLKIIAKPAEHLPSAEIQLERKEAEQAGAAKEAPIVTPLMEYIRQKRAIESGVQGSSVGGKIRRRTGAASTSKPGSSNTKRSSEKKKYILKESAKNTTQKDKSNFIVVARREDQATTSSGKEIYDVTGSVSGIPLTADSVKKKYLLLKGKDRGVSNVPEGLLQQGVTSPAGNSPSSTAPKENQRREAGGRLIRNILSNSDARHSQSSTAVQPHQKIQILNSESGKRPPRPVNARLGPNGLVAKNETNSFGSEGETKRTADDKFTKKDLQGLGNVSEKQEKRTRNRDRPDRGVWTPLRRSDVSHASDENLSSSMLHPTQSQCDSVEVSRGEMKDMSYGSRNAEATATMSGRNNSVENGSQRHFGRRGAAHITKDDGSVNMSEGKSSRRGVSGHSAHEKQVWVQKSSSGS; via the exons ATGAAAGAGCCATCGGAGAAGACGAAGGTGGTGGTACGGCACCTCCCTCCATCGCTCACGCACTCCGATCTCTCCATCAACATAGACGAAAAATTCTCCGGCCGCTATAACTGGTTCTTTTTCCGTCCCGGAAAATAcag CCTGAAGAATCAGAGGTATTCTCGAGCCTACATAGACTTCAAGAGGCCTGAAGATGTTTTCGAGTTTGCAGAGTTTTTTGATGGACATGTTTTTGTTAATGAGAAGG GTGCTCAGTATAAGGTTTTAGTTGAATATGCTCCTTCACAGAAGGCTCCAAAGTCAGCTACTAAGAAGGATGGTCGTGAAGGGACCATATACAAAG ATCCTGATTATCTAGAGTTCCTCAAAATTATTGCAAAGCCGGCTGAGCATCTACCTAGTGCAGAAATACagttggaaagaaaagaagcagaGCAAGCtg GTGCTGCAAAAGAAGCTCCTATTGTTACGCCACTTATGGAATATATTCGTCAGAAACGAGCCATTGAGAGTGGAGTCCAG GGTTCATCAGTTGGTGGCAAGATTAGGAGAAGAACTGGGGCTGCATCCACGAGCAAGCCTGGCTCATCTAATACCAAACGAAGCTCTGAGAAGAAAAAG TATATATTGAAGGAAAGTGCCAAGAATACCACTCAAAAGGACaagtcaaatttcattgtaGTGGCTAGGCGAGAGGATCAAGCAACTACTTCAAGTGGGAAAGAAATATATGATGTGACAG GTTCTGTTTCTGGAATCCCTTTGACTGCTGACTCTGTAAAGAAGAAGTATCTGCTTCTAAAAGGGAAAGACCGAGGAGTATCTAAT GTTCCCGAGGGTTTGTTACAACAGGGTGTAACATCGCCGGCTGGTAATTCTCCATCTTCAACTGCGCCAAAAGAGAATCAGAGGCGGGAGGCTGGTGGGAGGTTGATTAGAAACATACTTTCAAATAGTGATGCTCGTCATAGTCAATCTTCAACAGCAGTTCAGCCTCATCAGAAAATTCAAATCTTGAATTCAGAAAGTGGTAAGCGACCACCACGGCCAGTCAATGCACGCTTAGGGCCGAATGGTCTTGTAGCTAAAAATGAAACAAACTCCTTTGGTTCTGAAGGGGAAACAAAAAGGACTGCAGACGATAAGTTTACAAAAAAGGACTTGCAAGGTTTGGGTAATGTCAGTGAGAAGCAAGAAAAACGTACAAGAAACAGGGATAGACCTGATCGTGGTGTTTGGACTCCTCTTCGTCGATCTGATGTTTCACATGCGAGTGATGAGAACTTGTCATCCTCCATGTTGCATCCTACTCAATCACAATGTGATTCAGTTGAAG TTTCCCGTGGAGAAATGAAAGATATGTCTTATGGAAGTAGGAATGCAGAGGCTACAGCCACTATGAGTGGACGTAATAATTCTGTTGAGAATG GATCCCAAAGACATTTTGGCCGTCGTGGAGCTGCCCACATAACGAAGGATGATGGCTCTGTTAATATGAGTGAGGGGAAATCTTCTAGAAGAGGTGTTAGTGGCCATAGTGCTCATGAG AAACAAGTTTGGGTGCAGAAGTCATCTTCAGGTTCTTAG
- the LOC142621097 gene encoding agamous-like MADS-box protein AGL11 isoform X2 produces the protein MCLGLSSCAMGRRKIEIKRIENNTKRQVSFCKRRNGLLKKACELSVLCDAEVALLIFSSRGRLYEYASNRYKNACLDSSETSSIAETNTQVNEYYQQESAKLRLLIQNMQDCNRHLLGEEVSSLNSKDLEQLESKIVQGLIKIKSKKVMELENENAYLQAKVAEVERLKQANSNMSVLDLNAFQALSLNSFTPIAVEGSTSYSQPEQNILHLW, from the exons ATGTGTTTAGGCCTCTCAAGTTGTGCAATGGGGAGAAGAAAGATTGAGATCAAGCGGATTGAGAACAATACAAAACGCCAAGTCTCCTTCTGCAAGAGGAGAAATGGGCTCTTAAAGAAAGCCTGTGAACTTTCTGTCCTATGCGACGCTGAAGTGGCTCTTCTCATCTTCTCCAGTCGTGGACGGCTTTATGAGTATGCAAGCAACAG GTACAAGAATGCATGCTTGGACAGCTCAGAAACAAGCTCTATTGCAGAAACAAATACTCAAGTAAATGAA TACTATCAACAAGAATCTGCAAAACTAAGGCTACTAATCCAAAATATGCAGGATTGTAACAG GCACTTACTGGGTGAGGAAGTGAGTTCTCTAAATAGCAAAGATCTGGAGCAATTAGAGAGCAAGATTGTACAAGGGCTCATTAAAATCAAGTCAAAGAAG GTGATGGAGCTCGAAAATGAAAATGCTTATCTTCAAGCAAAA GTAGCAGAAGTTGAAAGGCTTAAGCAAGCAAATTCAAATATGTCTGTACTAGATCTCAATGCATTCCAAGCATTATCTCTCAATTCATTTACTCCAATTGCAGTTGAGGGTAGCACTTCCTACTCACAACCAGAACAAAATATACTTCATCTATG GTAA
- the LOC142621097 gene encoding agamous-like MADS-box protein AGL11 isoform X1 encodes MCLGLSSCAMGRRKIEIKRIENNTKRQVSFCKRRNGLLKKACELSVLCDAEVALLIFSSRGRLYEYASNSTKSTIERYKNACLDSSETSSIAETNTQVNEYYQQESAKLRLLIQNMQDCNRHLLGEEVSSLNSKDLEQLESKIVQGLIKIKSKKVMELENENAYLQAKVAEVERLKQANSNMSVLDLNAFQALSLNSFTPIAVEGSTSYSQPEQNILHLW; translated from the exons ATGTGTTTAGGCCTCTCAAGTTGTGCAATGGGGAGAAGAAAGATTGAGATCAAGCGGATTGAGAACAATACAAAACGCCAAGTCTCCTTCTGCAAGAGGAGAAATGGGCTCTTAAAGAAAGCCTGTGAACTTTCTGTCCTATGCGACGCTGAAGTGGCTCTTCTCATCTTCTCCAGTCGTGGACGGCTTTATGAGTATGCAAGCAACAG tACAAAATCAACCATTGAAAGGTACAAGAATGCATGCTTGGACAGCTCAGAAACAAGCTCTATTGCAGAAACAAATACTCAAGTAAATGAA TACTATCAACAAGAATCTGCAAAACTAAGGCTACTAATCCAAAATATGCAGGATTGTAACAG GCACTTACTGGGTGAGGAAGTGAGTTCTCTAAATAGCAAAGATCTGGAGCAATTAGAGAGCAAGATTGTACAAGGGCTCATTAAAATCAAGTCAAAGAAG GTGATGGAGCTCGAAAATGAAAATGCTTATCTTCAAGCAAAA GTAGCAGAAGTTGAAAGGCTTAAGCAAGCAAATTCAAATATGTCTGTACTAGATCTCAATGCATTCCAAGCATTATCTCTCAATTCATTTACTCCAATTGCAGTTGAGGGTAGCACTTCCTACTCACAACCAGAACAAAATATACTTCATCTATG GTAA
- the LOC142619829 gene encoding regulator of nonsense transcripts UPF3 isoform X3, which produces MKEPSEKTKVVVRHLPPSLTHSDLSINIDEKFSGRYNWFFFRPGKYSLKNQRYSRAYIDFKRPEDVFEFAEFFDGHVFVNEKGAQYKVLVEYAPSQKAPKSATKKDGREGTIYKVDPDYLEFLKIIAKPAEHLPSAEIQLERKEAEQAGAAKEAPIVTPLMEYIRQKRAIESGVQGSSVGGKIRRRTGAASTSKPGSSNTKRSSEKKKYILKESAKNTTQKDKSNFIVVARREDQATTSSGKEIYDVTGSVSGIPLTADSVKKKYLLLKGKDRGVSNVPEGLLQQGVTSPAGNSPSSTAPKENQRREAGGRLIRNILSNSDARHSQSSTAVQPHQKIQILNSESGETKRTADDKFTKKDLQGLGNVSEKQEKRTRNRDRPDRGVWTPLRRSDVSHASDENLSSSMLHPTQSQCDSVEVSRGEMKDMSYGSRNAEATATMSGRNNSVENGSQRHFGRRGAAHITKDDGSVNMSEGKSSRRGVSGHSAHEKQVWVQKSSSGS; this is translated from the exons ATGAAAGAGCCATCGGAGAAGACGAAGGTGGTGGTACGGCACCTCCCTCCATCGCTCACGCACTCCGATCTCTCCATCAACATAGACGAAAAATTCTCCGGCCGCTATAACTGGTTCTTTTTCCGTCCCGGAAAATAcag CCTGAAGAATCAGAGGTATTCTCGAGCCTACATAGACTTCAAGAGGCCTGAAGATGTTTTCGAGTTTGCAGAGTTTTTTGATGGACATGTTTTTGTTAATGAGAAGG GTGCTCAGTATAAGGTTTTAGTTGAATATGCTCCTTCACAGAAGGCTCCAAAGTCAGCTACTAAGAAGGATGGTCGTGAAGGGACCATATACAAAG TAGATCCTGATTATCTAGAGTTCCTCAAAATTATTGCAAAGCCGGCTGAGCATCTACCTAGTGCAGAAATACagttggaaagaaaagaagcagaGCAAGCtg GTGCTGCAAAAGAAGCTCCTATTGTTACGCCACTTATGGAATATATTCGTCAGAAACGAGCCATTGAGAGTGGAGTCCAG GGTTCATCAGTTGGTGGCAAGATTAGGAGAAGAACTGGGGCTGCATCCACGAGCAAGCCTGGCTCATCTAATACCAAACGAAGCTCTGAGAAGAAAAAG TATATATTGAAGGAAAGTGCCAAGAATACCACTCAAAAGGACaagtcaaatttcattgtaGTGGCTAGGCGAGAGGATCAAGCAACTACTTCAAGTGGGAAAGAAATATATGATGTGACAG GTTCTGTTTCTGGAATCCCTTTGACTGCTGACTCTGTAAAGAAGAAGTATCTGCTTCTAAAAGGGAAAGACCGAGGAGTATCTAAT GTTCCCGAGGGTTTGTTACAACAGGGTGTAACATCGCCGGCTGGTAATTCTCCATCTTCAACTGCGCCAAAAGAGAATCAGAGGCGGGAGGCTGGTGGGAGGTTGATTAGAAACATACTTTCAAATAGTGATGCTCGTCATAGTCAATCTTCAACAGCAGTTCAGCCTCATCAGAAAATTCAAATCTTGAATTCAGAAAGTG GGGAAACAAAAAGGACTGCAGACGATAAGTTTACAAAAAAGGACTTGCAAGGTTTGGGTAATGTCAGTGAGAAGCAAGAAAAACGTACAAGAAACAGGGATAGACCTGATCGTGGTGTTTGGACTCCTCTTCGTCGATCTGATGTTTCACATGCGAGTGATGAGAACTTGTCATCCTCCATGTTGCATCCTACTCAATCACAATGTGATTCAGTTGAAG TTTCCCGTGGAGAAATGAAAGATATGTCTTATGGAAGTAGGAATGCAGAGGCTACAGCCACTATGAGTGGACGTAATAATTCTGTTGAGAATG GATCCCAAAGACATTTTGGCCGTCGTGGAGCTGCCCACATAACGAAGGATGATGGCTCTGTTAATATGAGTGAGGGGAAATCTTCTAGAAGAGGTGTTAGTGGCCATAGTGCTCATGAG AAACAAGTTTGGGTGCAGAAGTCATCTTCAGGTTCTTAG
- the LOC142621097 gene encoding agamous-like MADS-box protein AGL11 isoform X3: MGRRKIEIKRIENNTKRQVSFCKRRNGLLKKACELSVLCDAEVALLIFSSRGRLYEYASNSTKSTIERYKNACLDSSETSSIAETNTQVNEYYQQESAKLRLLIQNMQDCNRHLLGEEVSSLNSKDLEQLESKIVQGLIKIKSKKVMELENENAYLQAKVAEVERLKQANSNMSVLDLNAFQALSLNSFTPIAVEGSTSYSQPEQNILHLW; this comes from the exons ATGGGGAGAAGAAAGATTGAGATCAAGCGGATTGAGAACAATACAAAACGCCAAGTCTCCTTCTGCAAGAGGAGAAATGGGCTCTTAAAGAAAGCCTGTGAACTTTCTGTCCTATGCGACGCTGAAGTGGCTCTTCTCATCTTCTCCAGTCGTGGACGGCTTTATGAGTATGCAAGCAACAG tACAAAATCAACCATTGAAAGGTACAAGAATGCATGCTTGGACAGCTCAGAAACAAGCTCTATTGCAGAAACAAATACTCAAGTAAATGAA TACTATCAACAAGAATCTGCAAAACTAAGGCTACTAATCCAAAATATGCAGGATTGTAACAG GCACTTACTGGGTGAGGAAGTGAGTTCTCTAAATAGCAAAGATCTGGAGCAATTAGAGAGCAAGATTGTACAAGGGCTCATTAAAATCAAGTCAAAGAAG GTGATGGAGCTCGAAAATGAAAATGCTTATCTTCAAGCAAAA GTAGCAGAAGTTGAAAGGCTTAAGCAAGCAAATTCAAATATGTCTGTACTAGATCTCAATGCATTCCAAGCATTATCTCTCAATTCATTTACTCCAATTGCAGTTGAGGGTAGCACTTCCTACTCACAACCAGAACAAAATATACTTCATCTATG GTAA